From a single Leptospira levettii genomic region:
- a CDS encoding thiolase family protein: protein MKVTQKIVLAAPARTPFAQIGKALAQYPGHHLGKIVGEEVMKRSGLKPTDIDGVIVGEGFANAPNSARVIANLMNLPLEIPCLTVANNCVSGLEAVAEASRRIMLGEGEVFLVIGEESQTSMPFVVKNARLNKKTNSLDSLVKLLPNDLPEGVELRDTLEDGLGDGETSYGMQVTAEILAQNYALPRETQDKVAYESFKRAFEATQEGRYKPYIMEVKDDEGNPLQADEAVLLREGLVKNPTRMGRAMLMFDNPAMKFDAWKEKYGKDLKKSHGPTVSIFNASPRSDGAAGIIVASEAAAKRLGLKAEALVTGFKMKGVAPNLMGLGQAEATLGLLEEVGEKVENIDVIEIHEAFAATAVAALEEIKIRTGFDWEKNFDAKKINPNGGSIAIGHPFGATGVRLLHNAIMDFHENKDAKKVLVTACAHGGIAGSMIVERP from the coding sequence ATGAAAGTAACACAAAAGATTGTACTCGCAGCACCTGCACGAACTCCTTTTGCACAAATTGGTAAGGCGCTCGCACAGTATCCAGGCCACCACTTAGGTAAAATAGTGGGTGAAGAAGTAATGAAACGCAGTGGCCTTAAGCCAACTGACATTGACGGTGTGATCGTGGGAGAGGGTTTTGCAAATGCACCAAACTCTGCTCGTGTGATTGCCAACCTAATGAACCTACCTTTGGAAATCCCTTGTTTAACAGTGGCAAACAACTGTGTATCTGGACTCGAAGCAGTTGCAGAAGCATCTCGCCGAATTATGTTAGGTGAAGGGGAAGTTTTCCTCGTGATTGGGGAAGAATCTCAAACTTCTATGCCATTCGTAGTGAAAAATGCTCGCCTTAACAAAAAAACAAACAGCTTAGATTCACTTGTAAAACTCCTTCCAAACGACCTTCCTGAAGGTGTAGAACTTCGTGATACATTAGAAGATGGTCTTGGTGATGGCGAAACATCATACGGAATGCAAGTAACTGCAGAAATCCTTGCACAAAACTATGCACTTCCACGGGAAACACAAGACAAAGTAGCTTACGAATCTTTCAAAAGAGCTTTCGAAGCAACACAAGAAGGTCGTTACAAACCATATATCATGGAAGTAAAAGACGATGAAGGAAACCCACTCCAAGCAGATGAAGCGGTTCTCCTTCGTGAAGGTCTTGTGAAAAACCCAACTCGTATGGGTCGTGCCATGTTAATGTTTGATAACCCAGCAATGAAATTTGATGCATGGAAAGAAAAATACGGTAAAGATTTGAAAAAATCTCATGGCCCTACTGTTTCCATCTTCAATGCAAGCCCACGTTCCGATGGAGCTGCGGGAATCATCGTCGCTTCTGAAGCAGCTGCAAAAAGACTCGGTCTTAAAGCAGAAGCACTTGTAACAGGTTTCAAAATGAAAGGTGTTGCACCTAACCTTATGGGTCTTGGACAAGCGGAAGCAACTCTTGGCTTACTCGAAGAAGTTGGTGAAAAAGTGGAGAACATCGATGTGATCGAAATCCATGAAGCATTCGCGGCAACAGCAGTAGCAGCCCTTGAAGAAATCAAAATCAGAACTGGCTTTGATTGGGAAAAGAACTTTGATGCAAAGAAAATCAATCCTAATGGTGGATCGATTGCCATCGGACACCCGTTTGGTGCGACAGGTGTGAGATTACTTCACAACGCCATCATGGACTTCCATGAAAACAAAGATGCAAAAAAGGTTCTTGTGACTGCTTGTGCACACGGTGGAATCGCAGGATCAATGATCGTTGAAAGACCATAA
- a CDS encoding DUF2283 domain-containing protein, whose protein sequence is MKVTHYQETDSIYIDLAKKTAFETKEITKDINIDLDEEGNLVGIDIHGNASKFVDLSGIALEKC, encoded by the coding sequence ATGAAGGTCACGCATTACCAGGAAACAGATTCAATCTATATCGACTTAGCAAAAAAAACTGCTTTTGAAACGAAAGAAATCACAAAAGATATCAATATTGATTTGGATGAAGAGGGCAATCTAGTAGGAATTGATATCCATGGTAATGCATCTAAATTTGTTGATCTATCCGGTATTGCATTAGAAAAATGCTAG
- a CDS encoding SH3 domain-containing protein, giving the protein MDFPIFYTMSGIVFFLSLLLTSLISPILSQNHWDDYIAEKNIKSTYYIFGDNVNLRESDHLNGKVIRKLSLGSEIKILTKTNQILEQNSLKEYWYKVQVGDDTGYIWGGLISDYSFPLNEMIVLCKNLGTKTKKLELKIIQGSKILSQGSFEVGPLSNESWDHTIYNPSLFSPSPHTIFAIKFLIFSEIEYGYSNEQVFTLNREVKIIPQFSWNPGSCDPPACAETWLVFPKEILPEDKKMNRKLIKGKENTIIELMHSFDLDETNQHDFYQSEYVWNGSQFQKKEK; this is encoded by the coding sequence ATGGACTTCCCTATTTTTTACACTATGTCGGGTATTGTATTTTTCTTATCTCTTCTTTTAACTAGTCTTATTTCACCAATTCTCTCACAAAATCATTGGGATGACTATATCGCTGAAAAAAACATTAAATCCACCTACTACATATTTGGTGACAATGTAAACTTGAGAGAATCAGATCATCTCAATGGTAAAGTAATCCGAAAACTGTCCCTAGGAAGTGAGATTAAGATTCTGACAAAAACGAACCAAATCCTAGAACAGAATTCATTGAAAGAATACTGGTATAAAGTGCAAGTTGGTGACGACACAGGTTATATTTGGGGAGGTCTCATCTCAGATTATTCATTTCCTTTGAACGAAATGATTGTCCTATGTAAAAATCTTGGAACAAAAACAAAAAAATTGGAATTAAAGATCATCCAAGGATCGAAAATCCTAAGCCAAGGAAGTTTTGAAGTTGGACCTTTGAGTAATGAATCATGGGACCATACGATATACAATCCAAGTCTTTTTTCACCTAGCCCGCATACAATATTTGCTATCAAATTTTTAATCTTTTCAGAAATTGAGTATGGTTATTCAAATGAACAAGTATTCACTTTGAATCGAGAAGTGAAAATTATACCGCAGTTTTCGTGGAATCCAGGTTCTTGTGATCCACCAGCATGTGCGGAAACATGGTTAGTTTTCCCAAAAGAAATCTTACCAGAAGATAAAAAAATGAATCGGAAACTCATTAAGGGAAAAGAAAATACAATCATTGAACTTATGCATAGTTTCGATTTAGATGAGACAAACCAACATGATTTTTACCAATCTGAATATGTATGGAATGGATCTCAGTTTCAGAAAAAGGAAAAATAA
- a CDS encoding DUF2237 family protein: protein MKMDESLNVLGGPLLPCSTDPLTGFFRDGCCNTSDEDFGSHTVCVLATEDFLQSQKESGNDLITPWPEYAFPGVKPGERWCLCASRWLEAYRNGVAPKVFLESTHKRALEIIPLELLERFAVEPID from the coding sequence ATCAAAATGGATGAATCTCTCAATGTACTCGGCGGACCTCTTTTACCTTGTTCTACAGATCCTTTGACTGGATTTTTTAGGGACGGGTGTTGTAATACTTCCGATGAGGACTTTGGTTCTCATACGGTATGTGTATTAGCAACTGAAGACTTTTTACAATCGCAAAAAGAATCAGGAAATGATCTCATCACTCCCTGGCCTGAATATGCATTTCCTGGTGTGAAACCAGGGGAACGGTGGTGTTTATGTGCCTCAAGGTGGCTCGAGGCGTATCGAAACGGAGTAGCTCCTAAAGTTTTTTTAGAGTCAACTCACAAACGAGCATTAGAAATCATTCCACTGGAACTTCTGGAAAGATTTGCTGTAGAACCGATTGATTAA
- a CDS encoding M23 family metallopeptidase gives MKNFILFFCLITLPIFAVPEIVGEESCIVENTCTILVPIENGYELYLKNKDPNLAAIKSVTINISLKNMSSDQVFPKFFVLRGGDPVFVTNLRIEDVTKSFFYSYSITVNMGDWDAKHDDAYSYSLPFPSGIRARIGQGYNGGFTHSGYLKYSLDFSLPIGTPIHAARKGIVVSLVKKYSEGGVRRDLLSKANYVMIQHEDGTIGNYAHLKKDGVIVNVGDQVEEGQLIGYSGNTGYSQGPHLHFEVHKPTKDSQITTLPTYFRTQYNDHEMLSPFYLYWKPRQGIDPPKTDLFEEDILLCKSNGKELLTQCNDTNFRLGDRYALQLEFLKPTRNQIEFLLTIESDKVEPYYLKWFSQNEGGVEFRYFEIPKHPNFIGKWKMVVKVNGVEKKVFFFQVSA, from the coding sequence TTGTTGGTGAGGAATCTTGTATTGTTGAGAATACATGTACAATCCTTGTTCCTATCGAAAATGGATACGAACTGTATTTAAAAAATAAAGATCCGAACCTTGCCGCTATAAAGTCAGTAACAATCAATATATCTCTCAAAAATATGAGTTCAGATCAAGTGTTCCCTAAATTTTTTGTCCTTCGAGGTGGAGATCCAGTTTTTGTGACAAACCTAAGGATTGAAGATGTGACAAAATCATTCTTTTATTCCTATTCTATCACCGTAAATATGGGAGATTGGGATGCTAAACATGATGATGCGTATTCTTATTCCTTACCATTCCCAAGTGGGATTCGTGCCAGAATTGGACAAGGATACAACGGAGGATTCACTCATTCGGGATATTTAAAGTATTCGTTAGATTTTTCTTTGCCTATTGGCACTCCAATTCATGCAGCAAGAAAAGGAATTGTTGTCTCTCTTGTGAAAAAGTATTCAGAAGGAGGAGTTAGAAGAGATTTATTATCTAAAGCAAATTATGTAATGATCCAACATGAGGATGGGACAATCGGTAACTATGCTCATTTAAAGAAGGACGGAGTGATTGTAAATGTTGGAGACCAAGTGGAAGAAGGACAATTAATTGGTTACTCGGGTAACACAGGTTATTCGCAAGGTCCCCATTTACATTTTGAAGTGCATAAACCAACTAAAGATTCTCAAATTACAACACTTCCCACATATTTTCGAACCCAATATAACGATCACGAGATGTTATCTCCTTTTTATCTATATTGGAAACCTAGACAAGGGATTGACCCACCAAAAACGGATCTATTCGAAGAAGATATTTTGTTATGTAAGTCCAATGGAAAGGAATTGTTAACTCAATGTAATGATACAAATTTCCGGTTGGGTGACCGTTATGCATTACAATTGGAATTTTTAAAACCAACTCGAAATCAAATAGAATTTTTACTGACAATCGAAAGTGATAAAGTCGAACCATATTATTTGAAATGGTTCTCACAAAATGAAGGAGGGGTTGAATTTCGTTATTTCGAAATCCCAAAACACCCTAATTTTATTGGAAAATGGAAGATGGTTGTGAAAGTGAATGGTGTCGAAAAAAAAGTATTTTTCTTTCAAGTAAGTGCATAA